A region from the Chrysoperla carnea chromosome 4, inChrCarn1.1, whole genome shotgun sequence genome encodes:
- the LOC123297728 gene encoding sorting nexin-2, giving the protein MDNLGEFDNIDIKNEDDLFVSAVQELPITSDEDGINLNGDKNLSEERDDFIDISIQESQKVGDGMGAYLAYKVITRTNIPIFKKKTMCVMRRFSDFLGLHDKLIEKYQRTGRIIPPAPEKSVIGMTKIKMSNQSETGSPTSSDFVERRKQGLERYLRRTAKHPVLRVDPDFREFLESDMELPKATNTSALSGAGVMRLFNKVGETVNKIAFKMDETDPWFEEKIQQIESLDVQLRKIHESVEMLVLNRRDLACYKSAFSKSAALLSNCEEHTNLSRALAQLAEVKEKIESLHYEQANADFFILSETLKDYIGLLGAVKDAFHERTKVFQNWQHSQQMLSRRRESKAKLELMGRSEKLEQASSDVLDWESKVERGQQEFDNISKMIKKEMESFEETRIQDFKRMFIKNLEAHMELQLKLVTYWEAFLPEAKAIV; this is encoded by the exons atggataatttaggtgaatttgataatatagatatcaaaAATGAAGATGATTTATTTGTATCGGCGGTTCag gaGCTTCCAATTACAAGTGACGAAGatggaattaatttaaatggtgataag aatttGAGTGAAGAACGAGATGATTTCATTGATATATCCATACAAGAATCCCAAAAGGTTGGTGATGGTATGGGTGCATATCTTGCGTACAAAGTGATAACACGTACTAATATTCCAATATTTAAGAAGAAAACTATGTGTGTTATGCGACGTTTCAGTGATTTTCTAGGTCTGCatgataaattaattgaaaaatatcaacGTACTGGGCGTATTATACCACCAGCTCCTGAAAAGAGTGTCATag gtATGACCAAGATAAAAATGTCTAACCAATCAGAAACTGGCTCACCCACCAGTAGTGATTTTGTGGAACGTCGAAAACAAGGTTTAGAACGTTATTTAAGACGTACTGCAAAACATCCAGTGTTACGTGTCGATCCTGATTTCCGAGAATTTTTAGAATCAGATATGGAACTGCCAAAAGCTACGAATACATCGGCGTTAAGTGGAGCCGGTGTAATgagattatttaataaagttgGAGAAACAGTGAAtaaaatagcatttaaaatgGATGAAACTGATCca tggtttgaagaaaaaattcaacaaatagAAAGTTTGGATGTTCAATTGAGAAAAATCCATGAAAGTGTTGAAATGTTAGTTTTGAATAGAAGAGATTTAGCTTGTTATAAATCAGCATTTTCGAAATCGGCTGCGTTGCTTAGTAATTGCGAAGAACATACCAATCTTTCTCGAGCTTTGGCTCAATTAGCTGAAGTAAAAGAaaag ATTGAAAGTTTACATTACGAACAAGCAAATGctgattttttcatactttCTGAAACGCTCAAAGATTATATAGGTTTGTTGGGAGCCGTTAAAGATGCTTTTCATGAAAGAACCAAAGTTTTCCAAAATTGGCAACATTCACAACAAATGCTCAGTAGACGTAGAGAAAGTAAAGCCAAATTAGAATTAATGGGACGTTCGGAAAAGTTGGAGCAAGCTAGTAGTGATGTTTTAGAT TGGGAATCAAAAGTTGAGAGAGGCCAACAAGAATTCGACAATATAtccaaaatgataaaaaaagaaatggaaAGCTTTGAAGAAACTAGAATTCAAGATTTTAAaagaatgtttattaaaaatttagaagcACACATGGAACTTCAATTGAAA ttgGTTACATATTGGGAAGCATTCTTGCCGGAAGCAAAAGCAATTGTTTGA